From the genome of Candidatus Roizmanbacteria bacterium, one region includes:
- a CDS encoding DUF2156 domain-containing protein, whose amino-acid sequence MIPAFPRFAPIIKSHKSHVDLITRRYDPYSDFNFVSLFGWNTDGKTELSILNNNLIIKLKNYTKEGVVYSILGTEKLTESIQTLMDHSESLELSLIPAVIAGRLKQLRHHFSILEDRDQHDYIYDLEAIAELQGKNYKKKRNLAHTFEKKYGADSVFSLLTLSDKYVQKEIFSLVDRWQQNKKGPLNEDELIGLKNVFHLHKHVFGTGIYHNKELVAFAIVENLHGQHAMIHYEKTDHNLTGVTEYLMKKTAEHLTNTGYRYLNFQQDLGEQNLRAAKTLWRPMKFLMKYRIIRKNYHGSDL is encoded by the coding sequence ATGATTCCCGCATTCCCTCGATTCGCTCCTATAATCAAGTCGCATAAATCTCACGTAGATCTAATAACTCGGAGGTATGACCCTTACTCAGATTTCAACTTCGTGAGTTTATTTGGTTGGAATACAGACGGGAAAACCGAACTTTCCATCCTTAATAATAACCTCATCATTAAACTGAAGAACTACACCAAAGAAGGCGTTGTATACTCGATCCTAGGTACTGAAAAACTTACTGAATCAATTCAGACACTTATGGACCATTCCGAATCGTTAGAACTCAGTCTTATTCCTGCAGTAATCGCAGGGCGACTAAAACAACTTCGACATCACTTTTCAATTCTAGAAGATCGAGATCAGCACGACTATATATATGATTTGGAGGCTATTGCAGAGCTCCAGGGAAAAAATTATAAGAAAAAGCGTAACTTAGCTCATACATTCGAAAAAAAGTACGGCGCCGACAGTGTTTTTTCACTACTAACTCTATCCGATAAGTATGTTCAGAAAGAGATTTTTTCATTAGTTGATAGGTGGCAACAAAATAAAAAGGGACCGCTCAATGAAGATGAGCTGATAGGTCTCAAGAATGTTTTCCATCTACATAAACATGTTTTTGGGACCGGTATTTATCATAACAAGGAACTTGTCGCATTCGCGATAGTGGAAAACCTTCATGGTCAGCACGCCATGATTCATTATGAAAAAACCGATCACAACTTAACCGGAGTTACAGAGTATCTCATGAAGAAAACTGCAGAACACCTAACGAATACAGGATATCGCTATCTCAACTTTCAACAGGACCTCGGTGAACAGAATCTGAGAGCAGCAAAGACTCTTTGGAGACCTATGAAGTTTCTTATGAAATACCGCATTATCCGTAAGAACTACCATGGCTCGGACCTATAA
- a CDS encoding DMT family transporter, whose translation MNWLFFALLGPAIYVIINFIDKYIISRKIKDYSAMPIFGSITGFVIGLLFWALSNYPILQPFDALILILSGVFTIWGTVFYFKALSSEEASNVVLFFQAIPLMVLVLSIIFLHESLTTVQGFGFLIILAATTYALKKTGGARFRLNKALILVLIADAFWAVAAVLVTLAINANSFTEILSYESWGIGVGGLILYLFFPKKRRAFHKTVQTAGLKIIFIVFVNEVIFVIAKSVTYYAYSLGPTAQVSVLGGTQVLFGVLYGWFLTKKFPKIFKEDIRRSTLIKKFILAIFTVFGILLIT comes from the coding sequence ATGAATTGGTTATTCTTCGCACTTCTTGGACCTGCCATCTATGTAATTATTAACTTCATCGATAAATACATCATTAGTCGTAAAATTAAGGACTACTCGGCAATGCCAATCTTCGGATCTATCACAGGATTTGTCATTGGGTTATTATTTTGGGCTTTGTCCAACTACCCCATTCTCCAACCATTCGATGCTCTCATTCTCATATTGAGCGGTGTCTTTACCATTTGGGGGACTGTTTTTTATTTTAAAGCTCTGTCCTCAGAAGAAGCCAGTAATGTCGTCCTATTTTTTCAGGCTATCCCTCTGATGGTGCTTGTACTTTCTATTATTTTTCTTCATGAGTCACTCACTACCGTTCAGGGATTTGGTTTTTTAATAATTTTAGCGGCCACAACGTATGCTCTTAAAAAAACAGGTGGTGCACGATTCCGACTTAACAAAGCTCTAATACTCGTATTGATAGCTGATGCTTTTTGGGCCGTTGCGGCGGTCTTAGTTACACTTGCGATTAACGCCAACTCCTTCACCGAGATCTTAAGTTACGAAAGTTGGGGAATTGGAGTTGGAGGACTTATCCTTTACCTTTTTTTCCCAAAAAAAAGACGCGCCTTCCACAAAACTGTACAAACCGCTGGTCTTAAGATTATTTTTATTGTTTTTGTAAATGAAGTAATCTTCGTAATCGCAAAGTCAGTTACATATTACGCATATTCACTTGGTCCAACGGCGCAGGTCAGCGTTCTTGGAGGAACACAGGTGCTGTTCGGTGTCCTTTATGGTTGGTTTCTTACAAAAAAGTTTCCTAAAATATTTAAGGAGGATATCCGAAGGTCTACCTTAATCAAGAAGTTTATACTTGCCATTTTCACGGTGTTTGGCATTCTCCTCATTACCTAA